In Massilistercora timonensis, the following are encoded in one genomic region:
- a CDS encoding putative ABC transporter permease has protein sequence MKRKAEEYFFYFMLYSVIGWIYEVFLEVVVYRWGFSNRGALFGPYCIIYGVGALILIFSLSGLKRQRITVGKLNITPLLVFLGIVVITTVVELIGSYIMEAATGEWMWDYRRFAFNFQGRIALNPSIRFGIGGMVFLYVLQPLFERLAGKMKPRTFDIVTGILAAVFLVDVVVFFLK, from the coding sequence ATGAAGCGAAAAGCAGAGGAATACTTCTTTTATTTTATGCTTTATTCTGTGATCGGCTGGATCTATGAAGTATTCCTGGAAGTGGTGGTGTACCGCTGGGGATTCTCCAACCGGGGAGCGCTTTTTGGCCCTTACTGTATCATTTACGGAGTGGGGGCGCTGATCCTGATCTTCTCCCTTAGCGGCCTCAAGAGACAGCGGATCACAGTGGGGAAGCTTAACATCACGCCGCTTCTGGTGTTCCTGGGGATCGTGGTGATCACCACGGTGGTGGAGCTGATCGGAAGTTATATCATGGAGGCGGCCACCGGGGAATGGATGTGGGATTACCGGAGATTCGCCTTTAATTTCCAGGGGCGGATCGCGCTGAACCCCAGTATCCGGTTCGGCATCGGAGGAATGGTTTTCCTCTATGTGCTGCAGCCGTTGTTTGAGCGGCTGGCAGGGAAAATGAAGCCCAGGACATTTGACATTGTGACCGGGATCCTGGCGGCAGTGTTCCTGGTGGATGTAGTAGTATTCTTTTTGAAATGA
- the bsh gene encoding choloylglycine hydrolase → MCTCITYENGDFYFGRNLDLESSFGEKVVVTPRNHPFRWREMEREEGSHFAMIGMGAVAGDTPLYAEAVNEKGLAMAGLNFPGNACYSPRAEEGRYNVATFELIPWLLGTCASVSQAEELLHKANIRDTAFAPQMPPAPLHWMIADQERCLVAEMVAEGLKLYDNPAGVLTNNPPFPYHQMNLANYLNVTAAHPGSRFSAGLDLAPYAEGMGGLGLPGDASSPSRFVKAAFLKWNSAGEKEEGANVSQFFHILDNVSMVRGSVVTASGAYDITTYSCCVNTRTGVYYYKTYDNSRIRAVDLHREDLEGSALAVYELEDKPEIRYQN, encoded by the coding sequence ATGTGTACTTGTATCACTTATGAAAACGGAGATTTTTACTTTGGAAGGAACCTGGATCTGGAGTCTTCCTTTGGGGAGAAGGTGGTGGTCACTCCCAGGAACCATCCCTTCCGCTGGCGGGAGATGGAACGGGAAGAGGGATCGCATTTCGCCATGATCGGGATGGGAGCGGTGGCCGGGGATACCCCGCTCTACGCAGAGGCGGTAAACGAGAAAGGCCTTGCCATGGCGGGACTGAATTTCCCGGGAAATGCCTGCTACAGCCCCCGGGCAGAAGAGGGGCGATACAATGTGGCCACCTTCGAGCTGATCCCCTGGCTTCTGGGAACCTGCGCGTCTGTGTCACAGGCGGAGGAACTTCTTCATAAGGCCAATATCCGGGATACCGCCTTTGCACCCCAGATGCCGCCGGCGCCGTTGCACTGGATGATCGCCGACCAGGAGCGGTGCCTGGTGGCGGAGATGGTGGCAGAAGGGCTTAAGCTCTATGACAATCCGGCGGGGGTGCTGACCAACAATCCCCCCTTTCCCTACCATCAGATGAACCTGGCCAACTATCTCAATGTGACGGCGGCCCACCCGGGCAGCCGGTTCTCCGCCGGGCTGGATCTTGCGCCTTACGCGGAAGGCATGGGCGGCCTGGGGCTTCCGGGGGACGCGTCTTCCCCCTCCCGGTTTGTGAAGGCGGCTTTCCTGAAATGGAATTCCGCTGGGGAGAAGGAAGAAGGAGCCAATGTATCCCAGTTCTTCCACATCCTGGACAATGTGAGCATGGTGCGGGGAAGCGTGGTGACGGCTTCCGGAGCCTACGACATCACCACCTACTCCTGCTGTGTGAACACCCGGACCGGAGTTTATTACTATAAGACTTACGATAACTCCCGGATCCGGGCGGTGGACCTTCACCGGGAAGATCTTGAGGGAAGCGCCCTGGCGGTGTATGAACTGGAGGACAAGCCGGAGATCCGGTATCAGAACTAA
- the mutY gene encoding A/G-specific adenine glycosylase yields MREPLIRWYRENRRDLPWRQQPSPYHVWVSEIMLQQTRVEAVKPYYQRFLSALPAVRDLAEVPEDQLLKLWEGLGYYNRVRNMQKAARQVMADYGGEFPVTYEGIRSLAGIGSYTAGAIASFAYGLPKPAVDGNVLRVIMRLTGDDSDIMKQSTKKQVEEKLEPVIPADAASDFNQGLIELGALVCVPNGQPKCEACPLARMCRARMEGRIEELPVKTRAKERRIEERTVLVFRDGEKTAICKRPDKGLLAGMYELPNYPGHMSRKEVAAYSKEIGLMPVRIKNLPEAKHIFSHVEWHMTGYEVRVDELEKTNEKGFLFIHPEEIQERYPIPAAFGSYLPRS; encoded by the coding sequence ATGAGGGAGCCTCTGATCCGGTGGTACCGGGAGAACCGGCGGGACCTTCCCTGGCGGCAGCAGCCCTCTCCCTACCATGTGTGGGTGTCGGAGATCATGCTCCAGCAGACAAGAGTAGAAGCGGTAAAACCCTATTACCAGAGATTTCTTTCTGCCCTTCCTGCTGTCAGGGATCTGGCGGAAGTGCCGGAAGACCAGCTTCTGAAGCTGTGGGAGGGCCTGGGCTACTATAACCGGGTCCGGAACATGCAGAAGGCGGCCCGGCAGGTGATGGCGGATTACGGCGGGGAATTCCCGGTGACCTATGAGGGGATCCGGTCTCTTGCGGGGATCGGCAGCTACACGGCGGGGGCCATCGCCTCCTTCGCCTACGGCCTTCCCAAACCGGCGGTGGACGGAAATGTGCTGCGGGTGATCATGCGGCTGACCGGGGATGATTCCGATATTATGAAGCAGAGTACCAAGAAGCAGGTGGAAGAGAAGCTGGAACCCGTGATCCCGGCCGACGCGGCCAGCGATTTCAACCAGGGGCTGATCGAACTGGGGGCCCTGGTGTGCGTGCCAAACGGCCAGCCCAAATGCGAAGCATGTCCCCTGGCCAGGATGTGCCGGGCCCGGATGGAGGGAAGGATCGAAGAACTTCCGGTCAAAACCAGGGCGAAGGAGCGGCGGATCGAGGAGCGCACGGTCCTGGTATTCCGGGACGGGGAGAAGACGGCCATCTGTAAGCGGCCGGACAAAGGGCTTCTGGCCGGGATGTACGAGCTGCCCAACTACCCGGGGCATATGTCCCGGAAGGAAGTGGCCGCCTACAGCAAGGAGATCGGGCTTATGCCGGTGCGGATCAAAAACCTTCCGGAGGCGAAGCATATCTTCAGCCATGTGGAGTGGCACATGACCGGCTATGAGGTGCGGGTGGACGAGCTGGAGAAGACCAACGAGAAGGGCTTTCTCTTCATTCACCCGGAGGAGATCCAGGAGAGATACCCCATCCCGGCGGCATTTGGCAGCTACCTGCCCCGTTCTTAG
- a CDS encoding tautomerase family protein: MPHISVKLYPGRSQEMKENLAHKLQECLASESGCWSNDDISVSFEEIGPDGFEETVKKAMKPEEMILTSKFVH, translated from the coding sequence ATGCCACATATCAGTGTAAAATTGTATCCGGGAAGAAGCCAGGAGATGAAGGAGAATCTGGCCCACAAGCTGCAGGAGTGCCTGGCCAGCGAGTCCGGCTGTTGGAGCAACGACGATATCTCCGTCTCCTTCGAGGAGATCGGGCCGGATGGATTCGAGGAAACTGTGAAAAAGGCCATGAAGCCGGAGGAGATGATCCTGACCTCCAAGTTTGTTCACTAG
- a CDS encoding GDSL-type esterase/lipase family protein → MKLVFMGDSITDAFHKLNVDEAGLGNGYVALIAERLKEMGRADFVRNSGHDGFTVSGLLRLFEYDCLQFHPDLVTVQIGSNDAAVYMNTGKTLEEQGFGDSYRKLLGRIREETGAKILCLGPFIFPYPLEYANWIPVIQRIEELERQIAAEEGAAFLPLHDRLNQAAKELGYEAVTVDGTHLTREGAKRMAEAWLEAAEGIY, encoded by the coding sequence ATGAAGCTGGTATTTATGGGGGACAGTATCACCGACGCCTTCCACAAGCTGAACGTGGATGAGGCGGGGCTTGGGAACGGGTATGTGGCTCTGATCGCGGAGCGGTTAAAAGAGATGGGAAGAGCGGATTTCGTCCGTAACTCCGGACACGACGGGTTCACCGTGTCGGGGCTGTTGCGGCTGTTCGAGTACGACTGCCTTCAGTTCCATCCGGACCTGGTGACGGTGCAGATCGGAAGCAACGACGCGGCAGTGTATATGAATACCGGGAAGACCCTGGAAGAACAGGGCTTCGGGGACAGCTACCGGAAGCTTCTCGGGCGGATCCGGGAGGAGACAGGGGCGAAGATCCTGTGCCTGGGCCCCTTTATCTTCCCCTATCCGCTGGAGTACGCCAACTGGATCCCGGTGATCCAGAGGATCGAGGAGCTGGAGCGGCAGATCGCGGCGGAAGAAGGGGCGGCGTTCCTGCCCCTCCATGACCGGCTGAATCAGGCGGCGAAGGAGCTGGGATATGAGGCCGTCACCGTGGACGGGACTCATCTTACCCGGGAAGGAGCGAAACGGATGGCAGAGGCCTGGCTTGAGGCGGCGGAAGGGATCTATTGA
- a CDS encoding MmcQ/YjbR family DNA-binding protein, whose amino-acid sequence MREEIFQYVKKKYKVEPDYPFSTAPTYPVLRHKDNRKWFALIMDIPREKLGLEGSEHVDIMNVKLGDPMLVDMIVRQPGYFYGYHITRSNWISILLDGTVPFEEICQWIDESYAVTASRKKGKRRKSQE is encoded by the coding sequence ATGAGAGAAGAGATTTTCCAGTATGTGAAAAAGAAATATAAAGTGGAACCGGATTATCCATTTTCCACGGCGCCCACTTATCCGGTGCTGCGGCATAAGGATAACCGGAAGTGGTTTGCCCTGATCATGGATATCCCGAGGGAAAAGCTGGGGCTGGAGGGCAGCGAGCACGTGGACATCATGAATGTGAAGCTGGGGGATCCCATGTTAGTGGATATGATCGTCCGGCAGCCGGGGTATTTCTACGGGTATCACATTACCAGAAGCAACTGGATCTCCATTCTCCTGGACGGGACGGTGCCGTTTGAGGAGATCTGTCAGTGGATCGATGAGAGTTATGCAGTGACGGCTTCCAGGAAGAAGGGGAAGAGGCGGAAATCCCAGGAATAG
- the thpR gene encoding RNA 2',3'-cyclic phosphodiesterase, with product MRLFIAIPLSEEMKKALVTCMHDLKKQGVEGNYVPAQNLHLTQAFIGEYDDPEKVKEVLRSVPMPPFRMSLSEKGNFGNLLWAGVKGNQKLKTYVKDLRAALKGAGIPFEDDKFTPHITLVRKAASKKPYQVHLPKAEMTVKHAVLMKSEQKNGKVSYREM from the coding sequence ATGAGATTATTTATTGCGATCCCATTGTCGGAGGAAATGAAGAAAGCGCTGGTAACCTGTATGCACGACCTGAAGAAGCAGGGGGTGGAAGGGAACTATGTGCCGGCCCAGAACCTGCACCTGACGCAGGCCTTCATCGGGGAGTACGATGACCCGGAGAAGGTGAAGGAGGTTCTGCGAAGCGTGCCGATGCCGCCCTTCCGGATGAGCCTGTCGGAGAAAGGGAATTTTGGCAATCTCCTGTGGGCGGGAGTAAAAGGGAATCAAAAGCTGAAAACTTATGTAAAGGATCTGCGGGCGGCGCTGAAAGGGGCGGGGATTCCCTTCGAGGATGATAAATTTACGCCTCATATCACCCTGGTGCGGAAGGCGGCGTCGAAGAAGCCCTACCAGGTACATTTGCCAAAGGCAGAGATGACAGTGAAGCATGCGGTGCTGATGAAGTCGGAGCAAAAGAACGGGAAAGTAAGTTATCGGGAGATGTAA
- a CDS encoding SPFH domain-containing protein, which yields MKKEQVQERILHPANGYLMLLLGILLLIAGIGGGVAGSVIGGMEENGALIAISVTACVILVIAGVILLCGLKVLNPNEAYVLTLFGNYYGTIKKEGFFWVNPFCSAINPTVKAVPVATGSVEGRLTTAGVSAGGKKVSLRMMTLDNKKQKVNDLLGNPVEIGAVVIWRVVDPTKAVINVENYKNYLSIQCDAIIRNTARQYPYDTNEGGDEKSLRGSSQEIADIMSQELQKKTEDAGIQIEEVRITHLAYAPEIASAMLQRQQAAAIIDARQKIVEGAVGMVEMALHKLNENDIVDLDEERKAAMVSNLLVVLCGNKEAQPIVNSGSLY from the coding sequence ATGAAGAAAGAACAAGTACAAGAGAGAATCTTACATCCGGCCAACGGCTACCTGATGCTCCTTTTAGGGATATTACTTCTGATCGCAGGGATCGGAGGAGGAGTCGCAGGATCCGTGATCGGCGGCATGGAGGAAAATGGAGCCCTGATCGCCATCAGCGTTACCGCCTGTGTTATCCTGGTCATTGCAGGTGTGATCCTGTTGTGCGGGCTGAAGGTGCTGAACCCCAACGAAGCTTATGTGCTGACTCTGTTTGGTAACTATTACGGAACCATCAAAAAGGAAGGCTTCTTCTGGGTGAATCCCTTCTGTTCCGCCATTAATCCTACCGTCAAAGCAGTGCCGGTGGCGACCGGAAGCGTGGAAGGACGCCTTACCACCGCAGGCGTATCTGCCGGCGGGAAGAAAGTGTCCCTGCGGATGATGACCCTGGACAACAAGAAGCAGAAGGTCAACGATCTGCTGGGTAATCCGGTGGAGATCGGAGCCGTAGTGATCTGGCGGGTAGTGGATCCTACCAAGGCAGTGATCAACGTGGAAAATTATAAGAACTATCTGTCCATTCAGTGTGACGCCATCATTCGGAATACGGCCAGACAGTATCCCTACGATACCAACGAGGGCGGCGACGAAAAATCCCTGCGGGGCAGCAGCCAGGAGATCGCGGATATCATGAGCCAGGAGCTGCAGAAGAAGACGGAAGACGCCGGCATCCAGATCGAGGAAGTGCGGATCACCCACCTTGCCTATGCGCCGGAGATCGCATCCGCCATGCTGCAGCGGCAGCAGGCGGCCGCCATCATCGACGCCCGGCAGAAGATCGTGGAAGGCGCTGTGGGCATGGTGGAGATGGCGCTTCACAAATTAAATGAAAATGATATCGTAGATCTGGACGAAGAGCGCAAAGCCGCCATGGTCAGCAACCTTCTGGTAGTGCTGTGCGGCAATAAAGAAGCGCAGCCCATCGTCAACAGCGGAAGCCTGTACTAA
- a CDS encoding Abi family protein: protein MPKPFLTYDQQLDKLQDEKKLLIHDREVAKEILKNIGYFSLIGGYKTPFIDPMTRIYKSNTSFEDIYSLYQFDTSLRELVFKYLCKVECRIRQLVSYHFCNLHGEQQNAFLNPQNYNNTKKNATDIKHLIQLLSYQANKSTDHNYVVHQRKLYHNVPLWVLINTLTFGQISKFYALLPSHLQSNISKEFPRVNEKNLERYLKILTLFRNVCAHNERLYSFRIQIDFPDTPLHHKLNIAKKGNQFLFGKRDLFGLVIAFRYLLPKQDFLKFKRTLIRIIKKYIKRSPQITESFLLKLMGFPDNWKNITRYRI, encoded by the coding sequence TTGCCCAAACCTTTTCTCACATATGATCAACAACTCGACAAACTACAAGACGAAAAGAAACTTCTGATCCATGACCGAGAGGTCGCAAAGGAAATTCTTAAAAATATCGGTTACTTTTCTCTGATCGGAGGGTATAAAACTCCATTCATCGATCCAATGACACGTATCTACAAAAGCAACACTTCTTTCGAAGATATTTATTCCCTATATCAATTCGACACTTCTCTACGTGAACTTGTTTTCAAATATTTGTGCAAAGTAGAATGCCGGATCCGTCAACTTGTTTCCTATCACTTTTGTAATCTCCATGGCGAACAGCAAAACGCCTTCCTTAATCCCCAAAATTATAATAACACAAAAAAGAATGCCACTGATATCAAACATTTAATCCAGCTACTATCCTATCAGGCAAACAAAAGCACCGACCATAATTATGTTGTCCATCAGCGAAAGCTATATCATAATGTTCCTTTATGGGTACTGATAAACACTCTTACCTTTGGACAAATTTCCAAATTCTATGCTCTTCTCCCCTCTCATCTGCAAAGTAATATCAGCAAAGAATTTCCCCGTGTAAACGAAAAGAACCTGGAACGGTATCTAAAAATCCTCACTCTATTTCGAAATGTATGTGCCCATAACGAACGTCTTTATTCTTTTCGGATTCAAATTGATTTTCCTGACACACCTCTCCATCACAAACTGAACATAGCGAAAAAAGGGAACCAGTTCCTTTTCGGGAAACGAGACTTATTTGGGTTAGTGATTGCTTTTCGTTATCTTCTTCCTAAACAGGATTTTCTGAAATTTAAACGTACATTAATCCGCATAATCAAAAAGTATATAAAACGCAGTCCTCAAATTACGGAATCGTTTCTTCTAAAACTAATGGGATTCCCTGACAACTGGAAAAATATAACCCGATATCGCATATAA
- a CDS encoding cob(I)yrinic acid a,c-diamide adenosyltransferase, which yields MTGTGKIHVYYGKGKGKTTAAMGQILRAAGHGLHVLVFQFLKDNSSGERRILEEIPNITCLPGREQVKFVSQMNREERAQLKHYNTKALDEIVKFCGPFDVLLLDEALCAVQLEVLSEEKLISFLQHKPRGLEIILTGHEVSDRMLEIADYATEMVKMKHPYDAGTTAREGIEY from the coding sequence ATGACAGGAACCGGGAAGATACATGTATATTACGGGAAAGGGAAAGGCAAGACCACAGCGGCCATGGGCCAGATCCTGCGGGCGGCAGGCCACGGGCTCCATGTGCTGGTCTTCCAGTTCCTGAAGGACAACAGCTCCGGGGAGCGCCGGATCCTGGAAGAGATCCCCAACATTACCTGCCTGCCGGGACGGGAGCAGGTGAAGTTCGTAAGCCAGATGAACCGGGAGGAGCGGGCACAGCTGAAGCATTACAATACCAAAGCCCTGGATGAGATCGTCAAGTTCTGCGGTCCCTTCGACGTGCTGCTTCTGGACGAGGCCCTCTGCGCGGTGCAGTTAGAGGTTCTAAGCGAGGAGAAGCTGATCAGCTTCCTGCAGCACAAGCCAAGAGGGCTGGAGATCATCCTCACCGGCCATGAAGTCTCGGACCGGATGCTGGAGATCGCCGACTACGCCACGGAGATGGTGAAGATGAAGCATCCTTATGACGCAGGGACAACGGCCCGGGAAGGAATTGAGTATTAA
- a CDS encoding sodium-translocating pyrophosphatase, translating to MDNQLALLTLCGSVIALLFAFSRAKKVLTFPQGTDRMAKISASIHNGAMAYLRRQYKILIGFFAVMFVILAAMAAFNMLTWFVPFAFVTGGFFSGLSGFVGMQIATRANARTAAACQNSLNKGLRVAFSAGSVMGFTVVGLGLLDISIWYLLLRLVFKLPLEDITSTMLTFGMGASSMALFARVGGGIYTKAADVGADLVGKVEAGIPEDDPRNPAVIADNVGDNVGDVAGMGADLYESYVGSILSACSLGVIAFNKIESVDRVNAVVIPMILAAIGVLASILGSLLVKTGESTDQMTLLKALRRGTNTSALIIAVIAFPIVWFVLGKDFIGFYFAILGGLLAGVLIGFFTEYFTSDTYKPTQNLAAKSETGSATLIIGGLGLGMLSTAVPIIIIAICVMAAYAFSGGFIETTRGLYGIALAAVGMLSTLGITLATDAYGPIADNAGGIAEMAGLEAEVRRRTDALDSLGNTTAATGKGFAIGSAALTALALIASYVEKVEQVGGSSVNLDMSVMNPTVLVGIFIGACLPFVFAALTMESVGRAAQSIVVEVRRQFKEIKGLMEGEADADYETCVDICTKASLHEMITPTLLAIITPVVTGLILGYNGVIGLLTGATATGFLMAIFMANSGGAWDNAKKYIEGGKYGGKGSDSHKAAVVGDTVGDPFKDTSGPSINILIKLLSMVSIVFAALVVNYHVF from the coding sequence ATGGATAATCAATTGGCACTGCTCACACTGTGCGGCTCTGTGATCGCGCTTCTGTTCGCGTTCAGCAGAGCGAAAAAAGTCCTGACCTTCCCACAGGGGACCGACCGGATGGCGAAGATCTCCGCTTCGATCCACAATGGGGCAATGGCGTACCTGAGACGGCAGTACAAGATCCTGATCGGGTTCTTCGCGGTAATGTTCGTGATCCTGGCAGCCATGGCAGCCTTCAATATGCTGACCTGGTTTGTACCCTTTGCCTTCGTGACAGGCGGATTTTTCTCAGGCCTGTCCGGATTCGTGGGAATGCAGATCGCTACAAGAGCCAACGCCCGGACGGCGGCGGCCTGCCAGAACAGTCTTAACAAGGGACTGAGGGTAGCCTTTTCCGCTGGTTCCGTTATGGGATTCACGGTAGTGGGCCTGGGACTTCTGGACATCTCTATCTGGTACCTTCTGCTGCGGCTGGTATTCAAGCTGCCTCTGGAGGATATCACCAGTACGATGCTCACCTTTGGTATGGGCGCTTCTTCTATGGCGCTGTTCGCCCGTGTGGGCGGCGGGATCTACACCAAGGCCGCGGACGTAGGCGCGGACCTGGTAGGTAAGGTAGAAGCCGGGATCCCGGAGGATGACCCGAGAAATCCGGCGGTCATCGCAGATAATGTAGGCGACAACGTAGGCGACGTGGCCGGTATGGGCGCGGACCTGTATGAGTCTTATGTAGGCTCCATCCTGTCCGCCTGCTCCCTGGGCGTGATCGCGTTCAATAAGATCGAATCCGTAGACCGGGTAAATGCAGTGGTGATCCCCATGATCCTGGCGGCCATCGGCGTGCTGGCGTCCATCCTGGGATCCCTTCTGGTGAAGACCGGAGAGAGCACCGATCAGATGACGCTTCTGAAAGCGCTACGCCGGGGCACCAACACCAGCGCCCTGATCATCGCGGTAATTGCCTTCCCCATCGTGTGGTTTGTACTGGGGAAAGATTTCATCGGATTCTACTTTGCAATCCTGGGCGGCCTGCTGGCAGGCGTGCTGATCGGATTCTTCACGGAGTACTTTACATCGGATACTTATAAACCAACCCAGAACCTGGCGGCCAAGTCTGAGACCGGATCCGCCACGCTGATCATCGGCGGTCTGGGACTGGGTATGCTGTCCACAGCAGTGCCCATCATCATCATCGCCATCTGCGTTATGGCGGCGTACGCGTTCTCCGGCGGTTTCATCGAGACCACCAGAGGCCTCTACGGGATCGCCCTGGCGGCGGTAGGAATGCTGTCCACCTTGGGTATCACCCTGGCCACAGACGCTTACGGCCCCATCGCTGACAACGCAGGCGGTATCGCGGAGATGGCAGGACTGGAAGCGGAAGTCCGCAGAAGGACCGACGCGCTGGATTCTCTTGGAAATACAACGGCTGCAACCGGCAAGGGATTTGCCATCGGTTCCGCGGCCCTGACGGCTCTGGCTCTGATCGCCTCCTATGTGGAGAAGGTAGAACAGGTAGGCGGCAGCAGCGTGAACCTTGATATGAGCGTGATGAACCCCACCGTTCTGGTCGGGATCTTCATCGGCGCCTGCCTGCCCTTCGTATTCGCGGCTCTTACCATGGAGTCGGTAGGACGGGCGGCACAGAGTATCGTGGTAGAAGTACGGCGGCAGTTCAAGGAGATCAAAGGCCTGATGGAAGGCGAGGCAGACGCGGATTATGAGACCTGCGTGGACATCTGTACCAAAGCCAGCCTTCATGAGATGATCACACCCACCCTGCTGGCCATCATCACTCCGGTCGTCACCGGACTGATCCTGGGCTACAACGGTGTGATCGGCCTTCTCACCGGAGCTACAGCTACTGGTTTCCTGATGGCCATCTTCATGGCTAACTCAGGCGGCGCCTGGGACAATGCCAAGAAGTACATCGAGGGCGGCAAATACGGCGGCAAGGGAAGCGATTCCCACAAAGCGGCGGTTGTAGGCGACACGGTAGGCGATCCCTTCAAGGATACCTCCGGACCGTCCATCAACATTCTGATCAAGCTGCTGTCCATGGTATCCATCGTGTTCGCGGCTCTGGTAGTGAACTACCACGTTTTCTAA
- a CDS encoding GTP pyrophosphokinase family protein: protein MFLYTSALKEVGTKLEILNDEFQHVHQYNPIEHIKTRVKTAESIVKKLRRYGYESSIENMVKYVNDIAGVRVICSFTSDIYRLAEMIGNQSDLKVLSIKDYIKNPKESGYKSYHMLVSVPIFLSDSVVDTKVEIQIRTIAMDFWASLEHKIYYKFEGNAPEYISRELRECAEMVSTLDDKMLSLNEAIQDFLEKQENEKEH from the coding sequence ATGTTCCTCTATACTTCCGCTCTGAAGGAAGTGGGGACCAAGCTGGAGATCCTGAATGATGAATTTCAGCACGTCCATCAGTATAACCCGATCGAGCATATCAAGACCCGGGTGAAGACAGCAGAGAGCATCGTAAAAAAGCTGCGGCGGTATGGATATGAGTCGTCCATTGAGAACATGGTCAAATACGTCAACGACATCGCGGGAGTGCGGGTGATCTGTTCCTTTACCTCAGACATCTACCGTCTGGCAGAGATGATCGGGAACCAGAGCGACCTGAAGGTATTGTCCATCAAGGATTACATCAAGAATCCCAAAGAAAGCGGGTACAAGAGCTACCACATGCTGGTGTCTGTGCCCATCTTCCTTTCCGACAGCGTGGTGGACACCAAGGTGGAGATCCAGATCCGGACCATCGCCATGGATTTCTGGGCCAGCCTGGAGCATAAGATCTATTACAAATTCGAGGGAAACGCCCCGGAATATATCAGCCGGGAACTGCGGGAATGTGCGGAGATGGTCTCCACCCTGGACGACAAGATGCTTTCCCTTAACGAGGCGATCCAGGATTTCCTGGAGAAGCAGGAGAACGAGAAAGAACATTAA
- a CDS encoding PTS sugar transporter subunit IIC has translation MEKLKKILDRIFIEGLSAMAQGLFATLIIGTIIQQIGTLAGGPAGDMIFVIGKVAASLTGAGIGGAVAYKFKESPLVVISAAVAGMAGAFASNLLAGTVLVEGSMIYAGPGEPLGAFIAAYVGIFFGHLVSGRTKVDILVTPLVSIGTGSAVGLLVGPPISGFMNWLGSLINWGTEQQPFLMGIVVSVLMGMILTLPISSAALGIILNLSGLAAGAATVGCCCNMVGFAVASYRENKIGGLLAQGIGTSMLQVPNIVRKPIIWLPAIISSAVLGPVGTMVLHMTSNATGSGMGTAGLVGQIMTWQTMIQTEPAGMVLVKILVIQILLPAAVTLAVSEFMRKKGWIKFGDMKLEL, from the coding sequence ATGGAGAAACTAAAGAAAATACTGGACCGGATCTTTATCGAGGGCTTAAGCGCCATGGCCCAGGGGCTTTTTGCCACCCTGATCATCGGGACCATCATCCAGCAGATCGGAACGCTTGCTGGCGGCCCGGCGGGGGATATGATCTTTGTGATCGGCAAGGTGGCGGCCTCTCTTACAGGAGCCGGGATCGGAGGGGCGGTAGCCTATAAATTCAAAGAGTCTCCCCTGGTGGTGATCTCGGCGGCGGTTGCCGGGATGGCAGGGGCATTTGCCAGCAACCTGCTGGCAGGGACGGTGCTGGTAGAAGGATCTATGATCTACGCAGGGCCGGGAGAGCCCCTGGGAGCGTTTATCGCGGCTTATGTGGGCATTTTCTTCGGCCATCTGGTGTCCGGGAGGACGAAGGTGGATATCCTGGTGACGCCCCTTGTGTCCATCGGCACAGGGTCCGCCGTAGGCCTTCTGGTGGGGCCGCCCATCTCCGGGTTCATGAACTGGCTGGGGTCTCTCATCAACTGGGGGACAGAGCAGCAGCCCTTCCTGATGGGGATCGTGGTGTCCGTGCTGATGGGAATGATCCTGACGCTGCCCATCAGTTCCGCGGCCCTGGGGATCATCCTGAATCTGTCCGGCCTGGCGGCAGGGGCGGCCACAGTAGGGTGCTGCTGCAACATGGTGGGATTCGCGGTGGCCAGCTACCGGGAGAATAAGATCGGCGGCCTTCTGGCCCAGGGGATCGGAACTTCCATGCTGCAGGTGCCCAATATTGTGCGCAAGCCCATCATCTGGCTGCCGGCCATCATTTCCAGCGCGGTGCTGGGTCCGGTGGGGACCATGGTCCTTCACATGACCAGCAACGCCACCGGATCCGGTATGGGAACCGCCGGCCTGGTGGGGCAGATCATGACCTGGCAGACCATGATCCAGACGGAGCCCGCCGGAATGGTGCTGGTCAAGATCCTGGTGATCCAGATCCTTCTGCCGGCGGCAGTTACTCTGGCAGTCTCAGAATTTATGCGCAAGAAGGGCTGGATCAAGTTTGGAGATATGAAGCTGGAGTTGTAA